One genomic region from Balaenoptera acutorostrata chromosome 1, mBalAcu1.1, whole genome shotgun sequence encodes:
- the LOC103010008 gene encoding mitochondrial pyruvate carrier 2-like, translating to MSAAGTRGLRATYHWVLDKVELLLPEKLRPLYNQPAGPSTVFFWAPIMKWGLVCAGLADMVRPAEKLSTAQSAVLMATRFIWSRYSLVIIPQNWSLFAVNFFVGTAGASQLFLICRYNQGLKAKANKEF from the coding sequence ATGTCAGCCGCTGGCACCCGGGGCCTGCGGGCCACCTACCACTGGGTACTTGATAAAGTGGAACTCCTGCTGCCTGAGAAATTGAGGCCGTTGTACAACCAACCGGCAGGTCCCAGTACAGTATTTTTCTGGGCTCCAATTATGAAATGGGGGTTGGTGTGTGCTGGATTGGCTGACATGGTCAGACCTGCAGAAAAACTCAGCACAGCCCAATCTGCTGTTTTGATGGCTACAAGGTTTATTTGGTCAAGATACTCACTTGTAATTATTCCCCAAAACTGGAGTCTGTTTGCTGTTAATTTCTTTGTTGGGACAGCAGGAGCCTCTCAGCTCTTTCTTATTTGCAGATATAACCAAGGATTAAAAGCTAAAGCAAACAAAGAGTTCTGA